A window of Acidobacteriota bacterium contains these coding sequences:
- a CDS encoding YIP1 family protein, whose translation MVSPTAAPAEPRSLFARLTGVILSPSDVFPSIVAHPRWFGALAATVGITTLTTFLFLSTDIGRQAMLDQQVASMEGLGIQVSNEQYAQMQARSGSSAYLGAGSVLVVTPLVFAAIAGILLGVFNALLGGEASYKQVFTVVAHCGAISILQQIFIVPLNYVRESLSSPTNLAVFFPMLDEGGFLAGFLGSIDLFLVWQVVVLAIGLAVLYRRPMRSILMGLGSVYLVIALGIGLVKSLMGG comes from the coding sequence ATGGTGTCACCCACAGCCGCACCCGCGGAACCCAGGTCGCTCTTTGCGCGCCTGACGGGCGTCATCCTGTCGCCGTCGGACGTGTTCCCCAGCATCGTGGCCCACCCCCGGTGGTTCGGCGCCTTGGCAGCCACGGTGGGCATCACCACTCTGACGACGTTTCTCTTTCTGAGCACCGACATCGGCCGCCAGGCCATGCTCGACCAGCAGGTCGCCAGCATGGAGGGGCTCGGCATTCAGGTCTCGAACGAGCAGTACGCGCAGATGCAGGCGCGCAGCGGCTCGAGCGCCTATCTCGGTGCCGGGTCGGTGCTCGTCGTGACGCCGCTCGTGTTCGCGGCGATCGCCGGCATCCTGCTCGGCGTGTTCAACGCGCTGCTCGGCGGCGAGGCCAGCTACAAGCAGGTCTTCACCGTCGTCGCGCACTGCGGGGCGATCTCGATCCTGCAGCAGATCTTCATCGTGCCGCTCAACTACGTGCGGGAGTCGTTGAGCAGCCCGACGAATCTGGCGGTGTTCTTTCCGATGCTCGACGAGGGCGGGTTCCTCGCCGGCTTCCTCGGCAGCATCGACCTGTTCCTGGTCTGGCAGGTCGTCGTCCTGGCGATTGGTCTTGCCGTGCTGTACCGGCGGCCCATGCGGTCGATCCTGATGGGGCTTGGCAGCGTCTATCTCGTGATCGCTCTGGGAATCGGGCTCGTGAAGAGCCTGATGGGGGGATGA
- a CDS encoding ABC transporter permease, whose protein sequence is MAKLRTGLLAEIVTMAVDTLRTNKLRSALTVLGIVIGIMSIVGMTALIRGFDESLRDSIRELGPKTIFVAKFSGLSFMGGRDFLDLIRRPNLTLEDAHAIQRSAPTVRFVSVTYGGGIAARRERLSYRGNRTNAMAIIGTSSNFADANFIKLADGRFFTDTEVRGRRQVVVLGDSPAQALFRNVDPIGKKIRVGRDEYTVVGVLGKRPSPAGIGQGADDFVAIPHLTYQKKFGMEGFRIRGFLHRDVMLTVVPHDWASQADTIREVEQVMRARHGLRLDEENDFDLVTQDAALKVWEQFSRATLLALVAISSIALMVGGIGVMAIMTISVTERTREIGVRKAIGARRREILWQFLLEAVFLTSLGGLLGIVLGAGLGYTISRFSGFPVSLPWWSFAIGIGFSASVGIFFGLFPAFKAAKLDPIEALRYE, encoded by the coding sequence ATGGCGAAGCTGAGGACGGGGCTCCTGGCCGAGATCGTCACGATGGCGGTCGACACGCTCAGGACGAACAAGCTCCGGTCGGCGCTCACCGTGCTCGGCATCGTGATCGGCATCATGTCGATCGTCGGCATGACGGCGCTCATCCGCGGCTTCGACGAATCGCTGCGCGATTCGATCCGCGAGCTGGGGCCCAAGACGATCTTCGTCGCCAAGTTCAGCGGCCTGAGCTTCATGGGCGGCCGCGATTTCCTCGACCTCATCCGCCGCCCCAACCTGACGCTCGAGGACGCCCACGCGATCCAGCGCAGCGCACCGACCGTTCGCTTCGTCAGCGTGACCTACGGCGGCGGGATCGCGGCCCGGCGCGAGCGCCTCAGTTACCGCGGCAACCGCACGAACGCCATGGCCATCATCGGCACGAGCTCGAACTTCGCCGACGCGAACTTCATCAAGCTCGCCGACGGGCGCTTCTTCACCGACACCGAGGTGCGTGGACGCCGTCAGGTGGTCGTGCTCGGCGATTCGCCGGCACAGGCCCTGTTCCGAAACGTCGATCCGATCGGCAAGAAGATCCGGGTCGGGCGCGACGAGTACACCGTCGTCGGCGTGCTCGGCAAGCGGCCGAGCCCGGCCGGCATCGGGCAGGGGGCGGACGACTTCGTCGCCATCCCTCACCTCACCTACCAGAAGAAGTTCGGCATGGAGGGGTTCCGCATCCGTGGCTTCCTCCACCGCGACGTGATGCTGACCGTCGTGCCCCACGACTGGGCCTCGCAGGCCGACACGATTCGCGAGGTCGAACAGGTGATGCGGGCCCGGCACGGACTGCGCCTCGACGAGGAGAACGACTTCGACCTCGTGACACAGGACGCGGCGCTGAAGGTGTGGGAGCAGTTCAGCCGGGCGACGCTGCTCGCCCTCGTCGCGATCTCGTCGATCGCGCTCATGGTCGGCGGCATCGGCGTGATGGCCATCATGACCATCTCGGTCACCGAGCGGACGCGCGAGATCGGGGTCCGCAAGGCCATCGGGGCGCGGCGGCGCGAGATTCTCTGGCAGTTCCTGCTCGAGGCGGTGTTCCTCACCTCCCTCGGGGGCCTCCTCGGCATCGTCCTCGGTGCCGGGCTCGGCTACACCATCAGCCGTTTCTCGGGCTTCCCGGTCTCGCTGCCCTGGTGGTCGTTTGCCATCGGCATCGGGTTCTCGGCCTCGGTGGGCATCTTCTTCGGCCTCTTCCCGGCCTTCAAGGCCGCGAAGCTCGATCCGATCGAGGCGCTGAGGTACGAGTGA
- a CDS encoding ABC transporter permease has product MYKFLDAVGIALAAIWASKLRSFLTVLGNIVAVTSIIAVVSLVQGMNAYVSDAITTGVGVGTFTVQRRPVTRTPEEEERSRNNPRITLTDAQAITRFSPIVQSVMAEVSAGTSIAWREVTIDNVSVRGVSPEYLEFTFYNAEVGRLPSRLEIDRNRPVVLLGWDTAEKLFGSRNPVDQVVRLRGVHFRVIGVNEKKGSVFGNPQDEFALIPLGQFQKLFGSRQSLQLTVMPRDPLLIDQAIDDARVALRIERRLKPSDPDNFGLFTSDTLMTLYRNITSGAFAVLIGVVALSLVVGGIVIMNIMLMVVTERTREIGLRKALGARRRDITWQILTESVTLSVVGGIIGTTLGFIAAQIVARVTPLPAAVEGWSVALGIGITAVVGLVFGLYPAMRAARLDPIDALRRE; this is encoded by the coding sequence GTGTACAAGTTCCTCGACGCCGTCGGCATCGCCCTCGCCGCCATCTGGGCGAGCAAGCTGCGGTCGTTCCTCACCGTGCTCGGCAACATCGTCGCGGTGACCTCGATCATCGCCGTCGTCTCGCTCGTGCAGGGCATGAACGCGTACGTGTCCGACGCCATCACGACGGGCGTCGGCGTCGGTACCTTCACCGTGCAGCGCCGCCCGGTCACGAGGACGCCGGAGGAAGAGGAGCGCTCGCGGAACAACCCGCGGATCACGTTGACCGACGCGCAGGCCATCACGCGCTTCAGTCCGATCGTCCAGAGCGTGATGGCGGAGGTCAGCGCGGGCACGTCGATTGCCTGGCGCGAGGTGACGATCGACAACGTCTCGGTGAGGGGCGTGTCGCCGGAATACCTCGAGTTCACGTTCTACAACGCGGAGGTGGGGCGGCTGCCGAGCCGGCTCGAGATCGACCGCAACCGGCCGGTCGTGCTGCTCGGGTGGGACACGGCCGAAAAGCTCTTCGGCAGCCGGAACCCGGTCGACCAGGTCGTGCGCCTGCGCGGCGTGCACTTCCGCGTCATCGGCGTCAACGAGAAGAAGGGGTCGGTCTTCGGCAACCCGCAGGACGAGTTCGCGCTGATCCCGCTCGGGCAGTTCCAGAAGCTGTTCGGGTCGCGCCAGTCGCTCCAGCTCACGGTGATGCCGCGCGATCCGCTTCTCATCGACCAGGCCATCGACGACGCGAGGGTCGCGCTGCGCATCGAGCGGCGCCTCAAGCCGAGCGATCCCGACAACTTCGGGCTCTTCACCTCGGACACGCTGATGACGCTGTACCGCAACATCACGAGCGGCGCCTTCGCGGTGCTGATCGGCGTCGTCGCCCTGTCGCTCGTCGTCGGCGGCATCGTCATCATGAACATCATGCTGATGGTCGTCACCGAGCGCACGCGCGAGATCGGGCTGAGAAAGGCGCTCGGCGCGCGGCGGCGCGACATCACCTGGCAGATCCTGACCGAGTCGGTGACGTTATCGGTCGTCGGCGGCATCATCGGCACGACCCTCGGTTTCATCGCCGCGCAGATCGTCGCGCGCGTCACGCCGCTGCCCGCGGCGGTCGAAGGCTGGTCGGTCGCCCTCGGTATCGGGATCACGGCCGTCGTCGGCCTCGTGTTCGGCCTGTACCCGGCCATGCGGGCGGCGCGGCTCGATCCCATCGACGCGCTGAGGCGGGAGTAG
- a CDS encoding efflux RND transporter periplasmic adaptor subunit, with translation MMAVSRKKILIGVGVIAVGAAVVFANLKFRRAEGKVVNVEAVAARDLEAIVSASGKINPKRSVNISADTMGRVTELAVQEGQIVKRGQFLMQIDPRNLESAYQRSQASLAAAESQLEQTRTLVRTAEENLALARENLRRQRDLWTEQLTTKEALDRAETEVRVRETELSERRQQVSTQDQRIRQERAVLASARYDLSKVRIESPIDGIVTRRNIEEGETVVIGTMNNPGTVLLTIADMSIIEAEVEVDETDIPTIQIGQPAKITVDAIRDHTFAGTVSEIGNSPIQTTSTGQQGQATNFKVVVTLDEPIPNVRPGFTCTAEITTATRGKALSVPIQAMAVRELVYDADGQIVRQPREERRGRSVEPVASAETLPEGQTRREAEGVFVMRDGVAEFVPVRTGIAGDRHFEVLDGLKEGDQVITGPFASVRDLADGDKVRVETPKTTRR, from the coding sequence ATGATGGCGGTTTCGCGCAAGAAGATCTTGATCGGCGTCGGCGTGATCGCGGTGGGGGCCGCGGTCGTCTTCGCCAACCTGAAGTTTCGCCGGGCCGAGGGCAAGGTCGTCAACGTCGAGGCCGTCGCGGCGCGGGATCTCGAGGCGATCGTCTCGGCCTCCGGCAAGATCAACCCGAAGCGGTCGGTGAACATCTCGGCCGATACCATGGGGCGCGTCACGGAACTGGCGGTGCAGGAAGGCCAGATCGTGAAGCGGGGCCAGTTCCTGATGCAGATCGACCCGCGCAACCTCGAGAGCGCGTACCAGCGCAGTCAGGCCAGCCTGGCGGCGGCCGAGTCGCAGCTCGAACAGACCCGCACGCTCGTGCGCACGGCCGAGGAGAACCTCGCGCTCGCACGCGAGAACCTGCGGCGGCAGCGCGATCTGTGGACGGAACAGCTCACGACGAAGGAGGCGCTCGATCGCGCCGAGACCGAGGTTCGCGTGCGCGAGACCGAGCTCTCCGAGCGGCGGCAGCAGGTGTCGACGCAGGATCAGCGGATCCGGCAGGAACGCGCCGTGCTCGCCAGCGCCCGGTACGACCTGAGCAAGGTCCGCATCGAGTCGCCGATCGACGGCATCGTCACGCGGCGCAACATCGAGGAAGGCGAGACGGTCGTCATCGGCACGATGAACAACCCCGGCACCGTGCTGCTGACGATTGCCGATATGTCGATCATCGAAGCCGAGGTGGAGGTCGACGAGACCGACATCCCGACGATCCAGATCGGGCAGCCGGCCAAGATCACCGTCGATGCCATCCGCGACCACACGTTCGCGGGGACGGTGAGCGAGATCGGCAACAGCCCGATCCAGACCACGAGCACGGGCCAGCAGGGGCAGGCGACGAACTTCAAGGTCGTCGTCACGCTCGACGAGCCGATCCCCAACGTGCGGCCTGGCTTCACCTGCACGGCCGAGATCACGACGGCGACCCGCGGCAAGGCCCTGTCGGTGCCGATTCAGGCCATGGCCGTGCGGGAGCTCGTCTACGACGCGGACGGGCAGATCGTCCGGCAGCCACGCGAGGAGCGCCGCGGGCGGTCGGTCGAACCCGTCGCCTCGGCCGAGACCCTCCCGGAGGGGCAGACGCGGCGTGAGGCCGAAGGCGTGTTCGTCATGCGCGACGGCGTAGCCGAGTTCGTTCCCGTCAGGACGGGCATCGCCGGCGATCGGCACTTCGAGGTGCTCGACGGACTGAAGGAGGGCGACCAAGTCATCACGGGCCCCTTCGCCTCGGTCCGCGACCTCGCCGACGGCGACAAGGTGCGCGTCGAGACGCCGAAGACGACACGCCGCTGA
- the traF gene encoding conjugal transfer protein TraF produces MRLGGWVAVSLAGAVLAGGVGSRAEAQTFEVVGTRALGMGGAFVAVADDATAVYWNPAGLATGDFASLVAEWQIHEAGHGDDTSVGGAASEGSAAFVGLATPPLGLAYYRLRSSVAGPPRPAGGPVSGQQSEGPVELRSLVTHHWAATLVQTVVEGLTVAASLKLVRGVAADDAVAAGRPLDELAGEAAALDGRGRNTTDVDLGALAVLGRVRVGVVARNILAPSFDTPSGARMGLERQVRAGGALQPSDRVTLAVDADLTRTWSPWGDRRMVAAGGETWWHDRRVAVRAGVRANTLDERRVAAAAGVGVAVASGVFVDARVTLGGGVADRGWGVSARVAF; encoded by the coding sequence ATGCGCCTCGGTGGATGGGTGGCGGTGTCGCTGGCCGGTGCCGTGCTGGCTGGCGGCGTCGGGTCGCGTGCCGAGGCCCAGACCTTCGAGGTCGTCGGTACCCGGGCGCTCGGGATGGGCGGCGCCTTTGTCGCCGTGGCCGACGATGCGACCGCGGTGTACTGGAACCCCGCGGGGCTGGCCACGGGCGACTTCGCGAGCCTGGTCGCCGAGTGGCAGATTCATGAAGCCGGGCATGGGGACGATACCTCAGTGGGGGGGGCGGCATCAGAGGGTTCGGCGGCGTTCGTCGGCCTCGCCACCCCGCCGCTTGGCCTCGCCTACTACCGCTTGCGGTCGAGTGTCGCGGGGCCACCACGACCTGCAGGTGGACCGGTGTCCGGCCAACAGAGCGAGGGCCCCGTCGAACTCCGTTCGCTCGTCACGCACCACTGGGCGGCCACGCTGGTCCAGACGGTCGTCGAGGGGCTGACCGTCGCGGCGTCCCTCAAGCTCGTGCGCGGGGTCGCGGCCGACGATGCGGTCGCGGCCGGGCGGCCGTTGGACGAGTTGGCGGGCGAGGCCGCGGCGCTCGACGGCCGAGGCCGCAACACCACCGACGTCGATCTAGGGGCGTTGGCCGTGCTGGGGCGGGTTCGCGTGGGCGTGGTCGCCCGGAACATCCTGGCGCCCTCGTTCGACACGCCGTCGGGCGCCCGGATGGGCCTCGAGCGGCAGGTCCGCGCTGGCGGCGCGCTCCAGCCGTCCGACCGCGTCACGCTGGCGGTCGATGCCGACCTCACCCGCACGTGGTCGCCCTGGGGCGACCGGCGGATGGTCGCCGCGGGGGGCGAGACCTGGTGGCACGATCGCCGGGTGGCCGTGAGGGCCGGCGTCAGGGCCAACACCCTGGACGAGCGGCGCGTTGCCGCGGCAGCCGGCGTCGGCGTCGCGGTGGCGAGCGGGGTCTTCGTCGACGCCCGGGTGACCCTGGGCGGCGGGGTCGCCGACCGGGGATGGGGGGTCTCGGCGCGGGTCGCGTTCTGA